From Segatella copri, the proteins below share one genomic window:
- a CDS encoding sigma-70 family RNA polymerase sigma factor, translated as MNRKKDIEQLFRQHYAKMYNLARCILSDDDESKDVVSEVFAQILADDVVLVPGSEDGYLMRSVRNRCLNLIAHKSVKERVAKLLLDDADVILSEETDERLDRLMLLIEDLEPPIRQLIFRLRYLQEKSYQEVADEVGVSKVTVFNHLSKAMDWIKKQFK; from the coding sequence ATGAACAGAAAAAAGGACATAGAACAGTTATTCCGTCAGCATTATGCGAAGATGTACAATCTGGCCAGATGCATTCTTTCGGATGATGACGAGAGCAAGGATGTGGTGAGCGAAGTATTCGCCCAGATTCTTGCCGATGATGTGGTTCTGGTGCCTGGGAGTGAGGACGGTTACTTGATGCGGAGCGTACGCAACCGCTGTCTCAACCTGATAGCTCATAAGAGCGTGAAGGAAAGGGTGGCGAAGCTGCTGCTGGATGATGCCGACGTGATTCTCTCGGAAGAGACCGACGAGCGACTCGATCGGCTTATGCTTCTCATCGAAGACCTGGAACCGCCTATCCGGCAACTTATTTTCCGTCTGCGCTATCTTCAGGAGAAATCTTATCAGGAGGTGGCTGATGAAGTGGGAGTGAGCAAGGTGACGGTGTTCAATCATCTCTCGAAGGCGATGGACTGGATTAAGAAACAATTTAAATGA
- a CDS encoding DMT family transporter has translation MEKKETNTLSIFQRPVWVSLFALTAAISWGWAYPLIKMGMKEYQITADMTGSKMLFAGIRFFISGIIILAIARSSHRKFGFKKKAVQENVWFLLLYALLNTTLHYAFFYFGLSHNAGARSAILNSMSVFTVVIFACIFFKSDRMTWRKALGCIIGFLGILALNLGGKESGSFTFLGDGMIILNALCGASASLLTRGLSKRVDVFVGTGYSLSIGGALLVIPALLTGGYLPVISLWGITILLLLIAISTISFALYNKLLSCNPVGKVAIYNSLIPVVGAITSCLCLGETFYWKYLIAGALATAGIYIINKGKK, from the coding sequence ATGGAAAAGAAAGAAACAAATACACTCAGTATATTTCAGCGCCCAGTATGGGTAAGCCTGTTCGCCCTTACGGCTGCTATCTCGTGGGGATGGGCTTACCCATTGATAAAAATGGGAATGAAGGAATATCAGATTACAGCAGACATGACCGGAAGCAAGATGCTTTTTGCAGGCATCCGCTTCTTCATCTCCGGCATCATCATCCTTGCCATCGCCAGAAGCTCGCATCGTAAATTCGGATTCAAGAAGAAAGCTGTTCAAGAGAATGTCTGGTTCCTTCTCCTCTATGCACTCCTCAACACCACCCTTCATTATGCCTTTTTCTATTTCGGACTCTCGCATAATGCAGGAGCACGTTCGGCGATACTCAATTCGATGAGCGTCTTCACGGTGGTTATCTTTGCCTGCATCTTCTTCAAGAGCGACAGGATGACGTGGCGAAAGGCTTTAGGCTGCATCATTGGCTTCCTGGGCATCCTTGCCTTGAACCTTGGCGGAAAGGAAAGCGGAAGTTTCACATTCCTGGGCGATGGTATGATTATCCTCAATGCCCTGTGTGGAGCCAGTGCTTCCCTGCTGACCCGAGGATTGAGCAAGAGAGTGGATGTTTTCGTAGGAACCGGTTATTCGCTGAGCATCGGTGGAGCCTTGCTGGTGATTCCTGCATTGTTAACGGGTGGCTATCTGCCAGTCATCAGCCTCTGGGGCATCACTATCCTTCTGCTGCTCATCGCCATCTCAACCATCAGTTTCGCTCTCTACAACAAACTATTGAGCTGCAATCCCGTAGGAAAGGTAGCGATATACAATTCGCTCATCCCCGTAGTAGGAGCCATCACCTCCTGCCTCTGTCTGGGCGAAACCTTCTACTGGAAGTATCTGATAGCAGGCGCATTGGCTACTGCCGGAATTTATATCATCAATAAAGGGAAGAAATAA
- a CDS encoding winged helix-turn-helix domain-containing protein has product MKLKAYHSILIFTILVMSAAFSSVSNYRKAQYAIVQDMNKALALTLQENKYQWITPDTIQSYRSHLSIDLLKSTSNLCYVMEDRRRGKNNSQLVNSANLLSSKEMLLNEHSIQSYANCSMADVLSMSNQRTSLTLTLMAMIWAIASLYYHRRKQPWNHEADMFGTMCYSQDEDSFYNQENGQAIKFTPMQHQLMQLFFNNTHYQLSKQEICDALWPKKPDASETLYTLIRRIKPVIEQNSNLMIESERGKSYRLIIR; this is encoded by the coding sequence ATGAAACTGAAAGCATATCATTCCATCCTCATCTTCACCATCCTTGTGATGTCTGCGGCATTCTCCAGCGTAAGCAACTACCGCAAGGCACAGTATGCCATTGTACAAGATATGAACAAAGCTTTGGCTCTGACACTTCAGGAAAATAAATATCAATGGATTACGCCTGATACCATCCAGAGCTACCGCTCACATCTCAGCATCGACCTGCTGAAATCGACCAGTAATCTCTGCTATGTGATGGAAGACAGAAGAAGAGGCAAGAACAATTCCCAGCTGGTAAATAGCGCCAACCTGCTCAGCAGCAAAGAGATGCTTCTCAACGAGCATTCTATCCAAAGTTATGCTAACTGTTCGATGGCAGATGTTTTGAGTATGAGCAACCAGCGGACATCTTTGACGCTTACCCTCATGGCTATGATTTGGGCTATTGCATCGCTATACTATCATCGCAGAAAACAACCCTGGAATCATGAGGCTGATATGTTCGGCACCATGTGCTATTCTCAAGACGAGGATTCCTTCTACAATCAGGAAAACGGACAAGCCATCAAGTTTACTCCGATGCAGCACCAGCTGATGCAACTCTTCTTCAACAATACGCATTATCAACTCTCCAAACAGGAGATTTGTGATGCTCTTTGGCCCAAGAAACCGGATGCCAGCGAAACGCTCTATACCTTGATTCGCCGTATCAAACCGGTGATTGAGCAGAATAGCAACCTCATGATTGAGTCGGAAAGAGGCAAGTCTTACCGACTGATAATCAGATAA
- a CDS encoding DUF4974 domain-containing protein: MSKEEKQMMLFDMQEHPEKYTDEQVERLLADEEVKEFFHELAMARMAGKKANPKAVDVDGAWKEFVQAHHEGKMEIDAGKSKGAYRNRMKIAASIVGIIFLSGVALAAIHNGWLGFPASDQTADNKAATEQLATTQALPNESLRAATVESKDSLDMKPVVFDDAELGTILAQLSGFYHVKVEYVDAGAQHIRLLFNWNKTKTLEQNLEILNAFDRIQIEYIDGTLLVK, encoded by the coding sequence ATGAGTAAAGAAGAAAAGCAGATGATGCTCTTTGACATGCAGGAGCATCCCGAGAAATATACCGACGAGCAGGTGGAGCGCCTGCTTGCCGATGAGGAAGTGAAGGAGTTCTTCCATGAACTGGCGATGGCGAGAATGGCTGGCAAGAAAGCCAATCCGAAGGCGGTGGATGTGGATGGGGCTTGGAAGGAGTTTGTTCAGGCACATCACGAGGGTAAGATGGAGATAGATGCCGGCAAATCCAAGGGTGCTTATCGCAACCGGATGAAGATTGCTGCATCCATCGTTGGCATCATCTTCCTTTCGGGTGTAGCCTTGGCTGCGATTCACAATGGTTGGTTGGGGTTCCCGGCTTCTGATCAGACAGCGGATAACAAGGCTGCGACAGAACAGCTGGCAACAACCCAGGCGCTGCCGAATGAAAGTCTTCGTGCTGCAACAGTAGAGAGTAAGGATTCGCTTGATATGAAACCCGTGGTGTTTGATGATGCTGAATTGGGAACCATCCTGGCTCAGCTATCCGGTTTCTATCATGTCAAGGTGGAGTATGTGGATGCAGGTGCCCAGCACATCCGTCTCCTCTTCAACTGGAACAAGACGAAGACTTTGGAGCAGAACCTGGAGATTTTGAATGCTTTCGACCGCATACAGATAGAGTATATTGACGGTACATTGTTGGTGAAATAA
- a CDS encoding radical SAM protein, producing MSTIIYPSPIFGPVNSRRLGVSLGINLMPSDGKVCSFDCVYCECGFNADFRPKKKRPTREEVREGLEKVLKERHDNNQPLDDITFAGNGEPTGHPDFKGIVEDTMELCKKYFPEAQVSVLSNATYIYKEEVREALMLVDNNILKLDTVDMDYIKKLDRPQQPNYDVKDVIKYLKMFKGHVIIQTMFLRGDGLDNTSEHFVAPWLEAVKDIQPQQVMVYTIARETPDKLLEKAPKEVLDAIKERVEALGIKCTASY from the coding sequence ATGTCAACGATTATTTATCCATCACCGATATTCGGTCCGGTAAACTCCCGCCGTCTGGGAGTTTCACTGGGTATCAACCTCATGCCATCTGATGGCAAGGTCTGTTCATTCGACTGCGTTTATTGCGAATGCGGATTCAACGCCGACTTCCGTCCTAAAAAGAAGCGCCCTACCCGCGAGGAGGTAAGAGAAGGATTGGAGAAGGTTCTGAAAGAGCGCCACGACAACAACCAGCCTCTGGATGACATTACCTTCGCAGGAAACGGTGAACCTACGGGACACCCAGACTTCAAGGGAATCGTAGAAGATACGATGGAACTCTGCAAGAAATATTTCCCTGAAGCACAAGTATCCGTACTCAGCAACGCTACCTATATATATAAGGAGGAAGTGAGAGAGGCGCTGATGCTCGTGGATAACAACATCCTGAAACTGGATACCGTGGATATGGATTACATCAAGAAGCTGGACCGCCCTCAGCAGCCTAACTACGATGTGAAGGATGTGATCAAATATCTGAAGATGTTCAAGGGGCACGTCATCATCCAGACCATGTTCCTGAGAGGTGACGGTTTGGACAATACCAGCGAGCACTTCGTAGCTCCTTGGCTGGAGGCAGTGAAAGACATCCAGCCTCAGCAGGTAATGGTTTATACCATCGCCCGCGAAACACCAGACAAGTTGCTGGAAAAGGCGCCAAAGGAAGTTCTCGATGCCATCAAGGAGCGTGTAGAGGCATTGGGTATCAAATGTACAGCCAGCTATTAA
- a CDS encoding class I SAM-dependent methyltransferase, whose amino-acid sequence MQKRHTDRRMYFHDLEITSKEFYISYLSTFKKLTSKSRVLEVGCGEGGNLVPFAQLGCRVTGIDIAECRIIDAKAYFSEICENATFVCCDFMKYLAPINEEEKFDVILLHDVIEHVPTKGEFLLHLKSFLKSTGVLFVGFPAWQMPFGGHQQICRSKLCSHFPFIHLLPNSMYNSLLKLCKEEDGTISELMSIKECRTSIELFEKLIKRCEFSVVDKKFWFINPHYKQKFQLTPSLLPRFVWKIKYARNFFTTSCWYILNLSNTESNTLL is encoded by the coding sequence ATGCAGAAAAGACATACAGATAGAAGGATGTACTTCCATGATTTGGAAATTACATCTAAAGAGTTTTACATCAGCTACTTGTCAACTTTCAAAAAGTTGACTTCGAAAAGTAGAGTATTAGAGGTGGGTTGTGGCGAAGGAGGTAATTTAGTTCCCTTTGCCCAACTTGGCTGTAGAGTTACTGGAATAGACATAGCTGAATGTAGAATAATAGATGCGAAAGCATACTTTTCGGAAATCTGCGAAAATGCCACATTCGTGTGTTGCGACTTTATGAAATACCTTGCGCCAATCAATGAAGAGGAAAAGTTTGACGTGATTCTATTACATGATGTAATAGAACATGTTCCAACGAAAGGAGAATTTCTGTTACACCTCAAAAGTTTTCTAAAGTCAACAGGCGTTCTCTTTGTCGGATTCCCTGCATGGCAGATGCCGTTTGGTGGACATCAACAGATTTGCCGAAGCAAACTCTGTTCGCACTTTCCGTTCATACATCTGCTACCAAACTCTATGTATAATTCATTATTGAAACTATGCAAAGAGGAAGATGGTACTATAAGCGAGCTGATGAGCATAAAAGAGTGCAGAACAAGTATAGAGTTATTTGAAAAATTGATAAAAAGATGTGAATTCTCTGTTGTTGACAAGAAGTTTTGGTTTATCAATCCTCATTATAAGCAGAAGTTCCAGCTTACTCCATCGCTGTTGCCTCGTTTTGTTTGGAAAATTAAGTATGCAAGGAATTTCTTCACTACTTCTTGTTGGTACATATTGAATTTGAGCAATACGGAAAGTAATACTCTCTTGTAG
- a CDS encoding sigma-70 family RNA polymerase sigma factor: MDSNIQTLVFKAKQGDKSAFSTLYQIYYPKMKGICINILKEDKDVIDDLVQDAFILALVSLKDLKNPNRFGQWLTSITSNLALKYKEKGNTFRYISLSDIDESVIDSCDDCRNTVSSIQYEDIMAEIDKLPVGYKKVFKLSVLDGLSHQEIAKLLDIAPHSSSSQLARAKALLRNKLSQRTILIMVLVLIIIPVYKQLITKKQLISENDTNIIRRRKIKGSVSPASKNDVDSTNCTPKQNPCTHYHKILTIETIAAMRDDTTEIKHNIIANITDTLQDEKQFAVNRTDSILVKDSIIAPNLYKESWITENIEVHKRNKWQLLAAGSLGTTLVQSVCKFMKSNDITNDLPSGPDQPTDPINPAEKYFTTWEDYAKELHRISQADPTTENVAMADIADHNSGEIVEVEHHDKPITLSIAVNKNIGKRWSLETGLQYSYLKSYLILGTGSYRVDKEQKLHYLGVPFKLSYQFMKFKRLSTYGSVGTGILIPIYGKTDADYIVEDKSAYTTDWKLTLPIQWSVNANIGIQYQFAPNLNLFIEPTMNWYIPNGSCIKNVWTERPFTFTVPFGIRFSW; encoded by the coding sequence ATGGATTCAAATATACAAACTTTAGTATTTAAAGCAAAACAAGGAGATAAAAGTGCTTTCAGCACATTGTATCAGATATATTATCCTAAAATGAAAGGTATATGTATCAATATTCTTAAAGAGGACAAGGATGTCATAGATGATCTTGTCCAAGATGCATTTATACTAGCGCTTGTATCTTTGAAAGATTTGAAGAATCCTAACAGATTCGGTCAATGGCTTACAAGTATAACTTCTAATCTTGCATTAAAATACAAAGAAAAGGGTAATACATTTAGGTATATTTCTTTATCAGACATAGATGAAAGTGTGATTGACAGCTGTGATGATTGTAGAAATACAGTATCTTCTATCCAATACGAGGATATTATGGCTGAAATCGATAAATTACCAGTTGGATACAAAAAGGTATTCAAGCTTTCTGTGCTAGATGGTTTGTCTCATCAGGAAATTGCAAAGTTGCTTGATATAGCTCCACACAGTTCTTCTTCGCAATTAGCGAGAGCTAAGGCTTTGTTGAGAAACAAATTGAGCCAGAGAACAATACTAATTATGGTATTGGTTCTCATCATTATTCCTGTATATAAGCAACTTATAACCAAAAAACAGCTTATTTCAGAAAATGATACCAATATAATACGCAGACGTAAAATAAAAGGTTCAGTTAGTCCAGCATCAAAGAACGATGTTGACTCTACAAACTGTACCCCAAAGCAGAATCCATGTACTCATTATCACAAGATACTAACCATAGAGACAATAGCAGCAATGCGTGATGACACAACGGAAATAAAACATAATATAATTGCAAATATAACAGATACATTGCAAGATGAAAAGCAGTTTGCTGTAAATAGAACTGATAGTATCTTGGTAAAAGATTCTATCATCGCCCCTAATCTCTATAAGGAATCATGGATTACAGAAAATATTGAGGTTCACAAAAGGAATAAGTGGCAATTACTGGCTGCAGGTTCTTTGGGTACGACTCTTGTACAGAGTGTATGTAAGTTTATGAAAAGTAACGATATTACTAATGATTTGCCTTCTGGTCCGGACCAGCCAACAGACCCAATCAACCCTGCTGAGAAGTATTTCACGACATGGGAAGACTATGCAAAAGAGCTACATCGCATATCCCAGGCAGACCCTACTACAGAAAATGTAGCCATGGCAGATATTGCAGACCACAATAGTGGAGAAATAGTAGAAGTAGAACATCATGACAAGCCAATAACATTGAGCATTGCTGTAAATAAAAACATAGGTAAAAGATGGAGTTTAGAGACAGGACTTCAATATTCTTATCTGAAATCATATCTCATTCTTGGTACTGGCAGCTATCGTGTTGACAAGGAACAAAAGCTCCACTATCTTGGTGTTCCTTTCAAACTGTCTTATCAATTTATGAAGTTCAAGAGATTGTCAACTTATGGTTCTGTAGGCACTGGTATTCTGATTCCTATATATGGAAAAACTGATGCAGATTATATCGTTGAAGATAAGTCTGCATACACAACAGATTGGAAACTGACGCTCCCGATACAATGGTCTGTAAATGCAAACATCGGAATCCAATATCAGTTTGCACCAAATCTGAATCTGTTTATAGAGCCAACCATGAATTGGTACATTCCGAATGGTAGCTGTATTAAGAATGTTTGGACAGAACGTCCATTCACATTTACCGTTCCGTTTGGAATAAGGTTCTCTTGGTAA
- a CDS encoding bifunctional hydroxymethylpyrimidine kinase/phosphomethylpyrimidine kinase encodes MKAKSNILIISDMCGYGKVSAAVQMPILSYMGLDVFNLPTMLISNTFPYGKYAILECTSYIEEALQKWNELGIHFDAITTGFMASERQAKLVARYCREQAAMGTDIYVDPVMGDYGKLYGGASESTVRCMKEMLSVSHLCFPNYTEACLLTDSEYKEEGVSEKEAYELIDKLRAIGSHSVLITSCIVEGQHAVIGFNHLTEEYFLLPYEEIPVQFPGTGDIFSSIIVGRLKDGDHLRHATRIAMDTLRNWIDINKDDKDKNRGIPIERHLGDL; translated from the coding sequence ATGAAAGCGAAAAGTAATATCCTTATTATCAGCGATATGTGTGGTTACGGAAAGGTATCTGCTGCAGTTCAGATGCCTATCCTCTCTTATATGGGACTCGATGTGTTCAATCTACCCACCATGCTCATCAGCAACACGTTCCCATACGGCAAGTACGCCATTCTGGAATGCACTTCGTATATCGAGGAAGCCTTGCAGAAGTGGAACGAACTGGGCATTCACTTCGATGCCATTACCACGGGTTTCATGGCTTCAGAGCGTCAGGCGAAGCTGGTGGCACGCTATTGCAGAGAACAGGCAGCAATGGGCACCGACATCTATGTGGATCCCGTGATGGGCGATTACGGCAAGCTCTATGGTGGAGCCAGTGAGAGTACCGTGAGATGCATGAAGGAGATGCTGAGCGTATCGCATCTCTGTTTTCCCAACTATACCGAGGCTTGTCTGCTGACAGATTCGGAATACAAGGAAGAGGGAGTCTCGGAGAAGGAAGCCTATGAACTGATAGATAAACTGAGAGCCATCGGTTCCCACTCCGTGCTCATCACCTCGTGCATCGTAGAGGGTCAGCATGCCGTGATAGGTTTCAATCATCTTACTGAAGAGTATTTCCTCCTGCCCTACGAAGAAATCCCCGTTCAGTTCCCGGGCACCGGCGACATCTTCTCCAGCATCATCGTGGGCAGACTGAAGGATGGCGATCATCTCCGCCATGCCACCCGCATCGCCATGGATACCCTGCGCAACTGGATAGACATCAACAAGGATGACAAGGACAAGAACCGCGGAATTCCGATAGAAAGGCATCTGGGGGACTTGTAG
- a CDS encoding Ig-like domain-containing protein has translation MKIRMILMALAALLCLASCSDDDSGIQLTEDEVTGDIITGKQIVINTLTTYTDSGSKVNVNRAKGKVSATSSDDSVAKVSCSSNESEKEIYVSGVSEGNATITVTDSDGNSAILKVEVKNWTARWKIYRTMYVVNRKCLVEGVSSEDSAAIAADAIENDKFYKYYTFRTPTNNPFGVITKRLTITDSEGNTRMEGVLNIQQNADNTEVWYLLPFKDYRAVVLATFYSDGESIFKDVTDNYKKTYPHIKKVELQAICAIEELEPDK, from the coding sequence ATGAAAATTAGAATGATTCTTATGGCATTAGCAGCTTTGCTTTGTTTGGCAAGTTGTAGCGATGATGATTCTGGAATCCAGCTCACTGAAGACGAAGTAACCGGTGATATAATTACTGGTAAGCAGATTGTTATTAACACTCTTACAACCTATACCGATAGTGGCAGCAAGGTGAATGTTAATAGAGCTAAAGGCAAAGTATCAGCAACTTCTTCTGATGATAGTGTTGCCAAGGTTTCGTGTTCTTCAAATGAGTCTGAGAAGGAGATATACGTAAGTGGCGTTTCTGAGGGAAATGCTACTATAACCGTAACCGACTCAGACGGAAACTCTGCTATCTTAAAGGTAGAAGTAAAAAATTGGACTGCCCGTTGGAAGATATATAGAACGATGTATGTGGTAAATAGAAAATGTTTAGTTGAAGGCGTTTCTTCCGAGGATTCCGCTGCTATCGCAGCCGATGCCATAGAGAACGACAAGTTCTATAAATATTATACTTTCCGTACACCTACTAATAATCCTTTTGGTGTTATAACCAAAAGACTTACCATAACTGACAGTGAAGGAAATACTCGTATGGAGGGAGTTCTTAACATCCAACAAAATGCTGATAATACAGAAGTTTGGTATTTGTTGCCTTTCAAAGATTATAGAGCAGTTGTCTTGGCTACATTCTATAGTGACGGTGAGAGTATCTTTAAAGATGTGACAGATAATTATAAGAAGACTTATCCTCACATTAAAAAGGTCGAGCTACAAGCCATTTGTGCAATAGAGGAATTGGAGCCGGACAAATAA